In Deltaproteobacteria bacterium, the genomic window GGTCAGGAAAATGGCTTCCACATCCTTGAAAGTCATCACTTCCGAATATTTCGAGGAATGCGGCGGGGGGACCTGCCGGACGGATTCCGGCAGGTGTTGCCGTTCGATAAGGTCCTTTTTGCAGAGAATGAAGGTGTGTTCGATAATGTTTTTCAGCTCGCGAATGTTACCGGGAAAATCATACGACATCAGGCAGGCCAGGGCATCGTCGGTCATGCCTTGAATCTGTTTGGTCTGAAGGAGATTGAAATGCGTGATGAAATGTTCGATCAGGAGAGGGATATCCTCTTTCCGTTCCCGCAGGGGGGGTAATTCAATGCGCATGACATTGATCCGGTAATAGAGATCCTCCCGAAATTTTCCTTCCCGCACCAGATCCTGCAAATGACGATTGGTTGCCGTGATCACACGAACATCGGTTCTGCAACTTTCCACACTGCCCAGGGGTTCATAGGTGCCCTCCTGCAATACCCTCAGAAGGCGGATCTGGAGGGCCGGGGAAATATCCCCGATCTCGTCGAGGAAGATGGTTCCTTTGTCCGCCAGTTTGAATCGTCCCGGATTATCCCGCTTGGCATCCGTGAAAGCCCCTGCCTTGTAACCGAAAAATTCCGATTCCAGCAGGGTGTCTGGTAACGCGCCGCAATTCACCACAACAAGGCGTTTGTTTTTTCGCAAACTGAGCTGATGGATGGCTTTGGCCAAAAGCTCCTTGCCTGTACCGCTCTCGCCTTCAATGAGGATCGTTGCGTTACTCTGCGAAATATCGGGCAGAATTTTGAACAGATCATGCATACGGTGGTTTTTGGAGATGAAATCCTCAAACCCGTAACTTCTCGATATCTCTTTTTTCAACGTCTCAACGACACTGATGTCACGAAATGTTTCCACC contains:
- a CDS encoding sigma 54-interacting transcriptional regulator, with amino-acid sequence MVEKKRDLILDSIADGVFTVDHDWRITSFNHAAEMITGVERSEAIGQLCKDVLKAEICEKDCAIRQTLTTGQPVVNKTVHIVNAEGQRIPISISTAVLQDRSGNVVGAVETFRDISVVETLKKEISRSYGFEDFISKNHRMHDLFKILPDISQSNATILIEGESGTGKELLAKAIHQLSLRKNKRLVVVNCGALPDTLLESEFFGYKAGAFTDAKRDNPGRFKLADKGTIFLDEIGDISPALQIRLLRVLQEGTYEPLGSVESCRTDVRVITATNRHLQDLVREGKFREDLYYRINVMRIELPPLRERKEDIPLLIEHFITHFNLLQTKQIQGMTDDALACLMSYDFPGNIRELKNIIEHTFILCKKDLIERQHLPESVRQVPPPHSSKYSEVMTFKDVEAIFLTNVLRRNQWNRIQTAKELGIHKSTLFRKIKSLGIVLPNHKRSH